The following proteins come from a genomic window of Nothobranchius furzeri strain GRZ-AD chromosome 1, NfurGRZ-RIMD1, whole genome shotgun sequence:
- the LOC107375973 gene encoding uncharacterized protein isoform X1, producing the protein MFTDVLLIALSTLHLCAGWELLGEREKVQTVCVGKEFRLPVDSTSRIVTFTPDGDGVRRVLLEKTTVKDPRFEWTRDKTLVLKEATHSDQGVYANKLSHLFTYETVHLIVSECIRPYRKSYGETFEHGIPENASLLEFYPRGAPPEAMPIILWNRTNPETSDAGRGRLLRGGRVWLAEKVTQADQGNYTIKDDDGNVLSRSTLSVRGHSFNISRFTKESLTLPLFLPLHHAHLIFTPSRIPDESSLGPFDPKPPRGPVQLLREGHITDHDLRYRGIVSLSRNGSIHEVVIIRLTSRHDGLYEVRDGDGNLVSSTYLHMIEKRGGTWRALFKSISVPSGMFVSLAGFILFMKRYPNCSLSQIITGIRTNRAAPSNPPRVNIQNYSQTLQQPPAYYSHPEHPVTPRKWTPRASPAHSGYTPVLMETVGDENQELQRLTAGSSPRHNVTTEQEKPTEEEENISFSVPGASDCLHSCEDCVQFQIKKDGDEERWSKSNNLFSALPLDTDTSESCSVYTSNKLDFL; encoded by the exons ATGTTCACCGACGTGCTCCTGATCGCACTTTCCACCCTCCATCTGTGTGCAG GTTGGGAGTTACTTG GTGAAAGGGAAAAAGTCCAAACGGTTTGTGTTGGGAAGGAATTTCGGCTTCCGGTGGACTCAACGTCCAGGATTGTGACATTTACACCGGATGGGGATGGGGTGAGACGCGTCCTGCTGGAGAAAACCACA GTGAAGGACCCGCGGTTTGAGTGGACCAGAGACAAGACCTTAGTCCTGAAAGAGGCGACTCACAGCGATCAGGGGGTGTATGCCAACAAACTGTCTCACCTCTTCACATACGAGACGGTTCATCTGATTGTTTCAG AATGCATCAGGCCCTACCGTAAAAGCTACGGGGAGACCTTTGAGCATGGGATTCCTGAAAATGCTTCCCTGCTGGAGTTTTATCCCCGTGGGGCTCCACCTGAGGCCATGCCGATCATCTTGTGGAACCGGACGAACCCTGAAACAAGCGACGCTGGTCGGGGGCGGCTGCTGCGAGGAGGGAGGGTCTGGTTGGCGGAGAAAGTCACGCAGGCGGATCAAGGCAACTACACCATAAAAGACGACGACGGGAACGTACTGTCTCGTAGCACCCTCTCAGTTCGTG GGCACTCCTTCAATATTTCTCGCTTCACCAAGGAGTCTCTAACCCTTCCCTTATTTCTCCCTCTCCATCACGCCCATCTCATTTTTACCCCAAGTCGAATTCCAGATGAGTCGTCCCTGGGCCCTTTCGACCCAAAGCCCCCCCGCGGCCCCGTGCAGCTGCTTCGCGAGGGCCACATAACGGACCACGACCTGCGCTACAGAGGAATCGTCTCTCTGAGCAGGAACGGATCCATCCATGAGGTCGTCATCATCAGACTCACATCAAGACATGACGGGCTGTACGAAGTCAGAGACGGGGATGGAAACCTCGTGTCTTCTACGTATTTACACATGATCG AAAAAAGGGGAGGGACGTGGCGAGCGCTCTTCAAGTCCATTTCTGTCCCATCTGGAATGTTTGTGTCGCTGGCCGGTTTCATCCTGTTTATGAAGCGCTACCCAAACTGCAGCCTGTCACAGATCATCACGGGCATCAGGACAAACCGCGCGGCGCCATCCAACCCTCCCAGGGTCAACATCCAG AACTACAGTCAGACCCTTCAACAGCCTCCAGCCTACTATAGCCATCCCGAGCATCCTGTTACACCAAGAAAATGGACCCCAAGAGCCAGTCCTGCTCACTCT GGCTACACTCCTGTTCTGATGGAGACGGTGGGAGATGAAAACCAGGAACTGCAAAGACTGACAGCTGGTAGCTCCCCTCGTCATAATGTGACCACTGAG CAGGAAAAACCTACAGAGGAAGAGGAAAATATTTCCTTTTCTGTTCCTGGAGCGTCAGACTGCCTCCATTCCTGCGAGGACTGTGTCCAGTTCCAGATCAAGAAAGACGGAGATGAGGAAAGGTGGAGCAAATCCAACAACTTATTTTCCGCGCTGCCTCTAGATACGGACACTTCTGAATCTTGCAGTGTTTACACATCAAATAAACTGGACTTTCTATAA
- the LOC107375973 gene encoding uncharacterized protein isoform X2, with protein sequence MFTDVLLIALSTLHLCAGWELLGEREKVQTVCVGKEFRLPVDSTSRIVTFTPDGDGVRRVLLEKTTVKDPRFEWTRDKTLVLKEATHSDQGVYANKLSHLFTYETVHLIVSECIRPYRKSYGETFEHGIPENASLLEFYPRGAPPEAMPIILWNRTNPETSDAGRGRLLRGGRVWLAEKVTQADQGNYTIKDDDGNVLSRSTLSVRGHSFNISRFTKESLTLPLFLPLHHAHLIFTPSRIPDESSLGPFDPKPPRGPVQLLREGHITDHDLRYRGIVSLSRNGSIHEVVIIRLTSRHDGLYEVRDGDGNLVSSTYLHMIEKRGGTWRALFKSISVPSGMFVSLAGFILFMKRYPNCSLSQIITGIRTNRAAPSNPPRVNIQNYSQTLQQPPAYYSHPEHPVTPRKWTPRASPAHSGYTPVLMETVGDENQELQRLTAGSSPRHNVTTEEKPTEEEENISFSVPGASDCLHSCEDCVQFQIKKDGDEERWSKSNNLFSALPLDTDTSESCSVYTSNKLDFL encoded by the exons ATGTTCACCGACGTGCTCCTGATCGCACTTTCCACCCTCCATCTGTGTGCAG GTTGGGAGTTACTTG GTGAAAGGGAAAAAGTCCAAACGGTTTGTGTTGGGAAGGAATTTCGGCTTCCGGTGGACTCAACGTCCAGGATTGTGACATTTACACCGGATGGGGATGGGGTGAGACGCGTCCTGCTGGAGAAAACCACA GTGAAGGACCCGCGGTTTGAGTGGACCAGAGACAAGACCTTAGTCCTGAAAGAGGCGACTCACAGCGATCAGGGGGTGTATGCCAACAAACTGTCTCACCTCTTCACATACGAGACGGTTCATCTGATTGTTTCAG AATGCATCAGGCCCTACCGTAAAAGCTACGGGGAGACCTTTGAGCATGGGATTCCTGAAAATGCTTCCCTGCTGGAGTTTTATCCCCGTGGGGCTCCACCTGAGGCCATGCCGATCATCTTGTGGAACCGGACGAACCCTGAAACAAGCGACGCTGGTCGGGGGCGGCTGCTGCGAGGAGGGAGGGTCTGGTTGGCGGAGAAAGTCACGCAGGCGGATCAAGGCAACTACACCATAAAAGACGACGACGGGAACGTACTGTCTCGTAGCACCCTCTCAGTTCGTG GGCACTCCTTCAATATTTCTCGCTTCACCAAGGAGTCTCTAACCCTTCCCTTATTTCTCCCTCTCCATCACGCCCATCTCATTTTTACCCCAAGTCGAATTCCAGATGAGTCGTCCCTGGGCCCTTTCGACCCAAAGCCCCCCCGCGGCCCCGTGCAGCTGCTTCGCGAGGGCCACATAACGGACCACGACCTGCGCTACAGAGGAATCGTCTCTCTGAGCAGGAACGGATCCATCCATGAGGTCGTCATCATCAGACTCACATCAAGACATGACGGGCTGTACGAAGTCAGAGACGGGGATGGAAACCTCGTGTCTTCTACGTATTTACACATGATCG AAAAAAGGGGAGGGACGTGGCGAGCGCTCTTCAAGTCCATTTCTGTCCCATCTGGAATGTTTGTGTCGCTGGCCGGTTTCATCCTGTTTATGAAGCGCTACCCAAACTGCAGCCTGTCACAGATCATCACGGGCATCAGGACAAACCGCGCGGCGCCATCCAACCCTCCCAGGGTCAACATCCAG AACTACAGTCAGACCCTTCAACAGCCTCCAGCCTACTATAGCCATCCCGAGCATCCTGTTACACCAAGAAAATGGACCCCAAGAGCCAGTCCTGCTCACTCT GGCTACACTCCTGTTCTGATGGAGACGGTGGGAGATGAAAACCAGGAACTGCAAAGACTGACAGCTGGTAGCTCCCCTCGTCATAATGTGACCACTGAG GAAAAACCTACAGAGGAAGAGGAAAATATTTCCTTTTCTGTTCCTGGAGCGTCAGACTGCCTCCATTCCTGCGAGGACTGTGTCCAGTTCCAGATCAAGAAAGACGGAGATGAGGAAAGGTGGAGCAAATCCAACAACTTATTTTCCGCGCTGCCTCTAGATACGGACACTTCTGAATCTTGCAGTGTTTACACATCAAATAAACTGGACTTTCTATAA